From the Clavibacter phaseoli genome, one window contains:
- a CDS encoding ATP-binding cassette domain-containing protein yields MSTSATAPEPFLSARGLTKEYVTRGGSGLRPPVRRFLAVDHVDLDVPTGQTLSIVGESGSGKSTTARIVARLLDPTSGTFSLKGEDVTHAKGAALREFRRQVQVVFQDPASSLNPRHTVEQIISAPLRYQGVTTPGGHGKLVRDLLDRVGLNPDHAQRYPAQFSGGQCQRIGIARALAVSPGLIVCDEAVSALDVTVQARVIALLRDLQRERGLSYVFIAHDLAVVRQLSDRVAVMSAGKVVEEGTRDDVFERPQHPYTRSLLDAVPRIDPEWDRRRTAARAAAGLDAAGLDAAGGSAA; encoded by the coding sequence ATGAGCACCTCCGCCACCGCGCCCGAGCCGTTCCTCTCGGCCCGCGGCCTCACCAAGGAGTACGTGACGCGCGGCGGCTCCGGCCTCCGCCCGCCGGTCCGGCGGTTCCTCGCCGTCGACCACGTCGACCTCGACGTGCCGACCGGGCAGACGCTCTCGATCGTGGGGGAGTCCGGATCCGGCAAGTCGACGACCGCGCGCATCGTCGCCCGCCTGCTCGACCCGACCTCCGGCACGTTCTCGCTCAAGGGCGAGGACGTGACGCACGCGAAGGGCGCGGCCCTGCGCGAGTTCCGGCGGCAGGTGCAGGTGGTGTTCCAGGATCCGGCGTCGTCGCTCAACCCGCGGCACACGGTGGAGCAGATCATCAGCGCGCCGCTGCGGTACCAGGGCGTCACGACGCCGGGCGGGCACGGGAAGCTCGTGCGCGACCTGCTCGACCGGGTGGGCCTCAACCCCGACCACGCGCAGCGCTACCCGGCGCAGTTCTCGGGCGGGCAGTGCCAGCGCATCGGGATCGCGCGGGCGCTCGCCGTGAGCCCGGGCCTCATCGTGTGCGACGAGGCGGTCTCCGCGCTCGACGTGACGGTGCAGGCGCGCGTCATCGCGCTGCTCCGCGACCTCCAGCGCGAGCGCGGCCTCAGCTACGTCTTCATCGCGCACGACCTCGCGGTCGTCCGGCAGCTCTCCGACCGGGTCGCCGTGATGAGCGCCGGCAAGGTCGTGGAGGAGGGCACGCGCGACGACGTCTTCGAGCGGCCGCAGCACCCGTACACGCGCTCGCTCCTCGACGCCGTGCCGCGCATCGACCCCGAGTGGGACCGGAGGCGGACCGCCGCGCGCGCCGCGGCCGGCCTCGACGCCGCCGGGCTCGACGCGGCGGGCGGGTCGGCCGCGTGA
- a CDS encoding ABC transporter permease gives MIGYLLRRAGAALIVLALISLFTYMIFFLLQPDPAVTICGKTCTPDKIDSIRQLLGLDRPFWAQYGDFIAGIFTGRTYGDGPTAIQCAAPCLGFSFQTQQPVLDLMLSRLPVSITVAVGAAVLWVVFGVAGGLVSAIKQGTGWDRAAMTAALTGISVPTTFAALLLQYVLVVQLQILPFPQSVAFADDPVMWFDSYLMPWIVVALGYASVYARIVRANVLDTLEEDYLRTARAKGLSAALVIRRHALRPSLTPVVTLFGMDFAGLLGGALIAESIFGLNGVGKLAADSIAKNDQPVIMGVTLLAAAFVVVGNVVVDVLYTVLDPRVRITA, from the coding sequence ATGATCGGCTACCTCCTCCGCCGGGCCGGGGCGGCGCTGATCGTGCTCGCGCTCATCAGCCTGTTCACCTACATGATCTTCTTCCTGCTCCAGCCGGATCCCGCCGTCACCATCTGCGGCAAGACCTGCACGCCGGACAAGATCGACTCCATCCGCCAGCTCCTCGGCCTCGACCGGCCGTTCTGGGCGCAGTACGGCGACTTCATCGCGGGGATCTTCACGGGCCGCACCTACGGCGACGGCCCCACGGCGATCCAGTGCGCCGCGCCGTGCCTCGGCTTCAGCTTCCAGACGCAGCAGCCCGTGCTCGACCTGATGCTGTCCCGCCTGCCCGTGAGCATCACGGTCGCGGTCGGCGCGGCGGTCCTCTGGGTCGTCTTCGGCGTGGCCGGCGGCCTCGTCAGCGCGATCAAGCAGGGCACCGGATGGGACCGGGCCGCGATGACGGCGGCGCTCACCGGGATCAGCGTGCCGACGACCTTCGCCGCGCTGCTCCTGCAGTACGTGCTCGTCGTGCAGCTGCAGATCCTGCCGTTCCCGCAGTCCGTGGCGTTCGCCGACGACCCGGTCATGTGGTTCGACTCGTACCTCATGCCGTGGATCGTGGTCGCGCTCGGGTACGCCTCGGTGTACGCGCGCATCGTGCGGGCCAACGTCCTCGACACGCTCGAGGAGGACTACCTGCGCACCGCGCGGGCCAAGGGCCTGTCCGCGGCGCTCGTGATCCGGCGCCACGCGCTCCGGCCGTCGCTCACGCCCGTCGTCACCCTGTTCGGCATGGACTTCGCCGGCCTGCTCGGCGGCGCCCTGATCGCCGAGAGCATCTTCGGCCTCAACGGCGTCGGCAAGCTCGCCGCCGACTCCATCGCCAAGAACGACCAGCCCGTCATCATGGGCGTCACGCTCCTCGCCGCGGCCTTCGTGGTCGTCGGGAACGTGGTCGTCGACGTGCTGTACACCGTGCTCGACCCCCGAGTGAGGATCACCGCGTGA
- a CDS encoding ABC transporter permease codes for MTATLQGASAPDATSAYPTGRPPAVTPAKRVVAALRSKPSVIASTAFVVLVLVLAVFAPLLSGITGWGPTTFDATAVDPVLGGLPIGPFGGVSASHWFGVEPQNGRDIFARIAYGARVSLLIAVSATVVTTAVGMVAGMVAGYFGGIVDQIVSRVMDFLMAFPALIFMIAILSALPAGNRPALLVLVLSVFGWPYTARIVRGQTMTIRTRDFVEAARASGASSMRVIFREVLPNLRGTIIVLATLSVPGYIGTEASLSFLGVGVLPPTPSWGQMIADSVAWYTVDPAYFIVPGSFLFLTVLSFTVFGDHLRTALEQGEAA; via the coding sequence GTGACCGCCACCCTCCAGGGCGCGTCGGCGCCCGACGCGACCTCCGCCTACCCGACGGGACGGCCGCCCGCCGTGACGCCGGCCAAGCGCGTGGTCGCGGCCCTCCGGTCGAAGCCGTCCGTGATCGCCAGCACCGCGTTCGTGGTGCTGGTCCTGGTCCTGGCGGTGTTCGCGCCGCTCCTGAGCGGGATCACCGGCTGGGGTCCGACGACGTTCGACGCGACGGCCGTGGACCCCGTCCTCGGCGGCCTGCCCATCGGCCCGTTCGGCGGCGTCAGCGCCTCGCACTGGTTCGGCGTCGAGCCGCAGAACGGGCGCGACATCTTCGCCCGCATCGCGTACGGCGCCCGGGTGTCCCTGCTCATCGCGGTCTCCGCGACGGTCGTCACCACGGCCGTCGGCATGGTCGCGGGCATGGTCGCCGGCTACTTCGGCGGGATCGTCGACCAGATCGTGTCGCGCGTCATGGACTTCCTCATGGCCTTCCCGGCGCTGATCTTCATGATCGCGATCCTCTCGGCGCTGCCCGCGGGCAACCGCCCGGCGCTGCTCGTCCTGGTGCTCAGCGTCTTCGGCTGGCCGTACACGGCGCGCATCGTGCGCGGCCAGACCATGACGATCCGCACGCGCGACTTCGTGGAGGCCGCGCGCGCATCCGGCGCCTCGTCGATGCGCGTGATCTTCCGGGAGGTGCTGCCGAACCTGCGCGGCACCATCATCGTGCTGGCCACGCTCTCGGTGCCGGGGTACATCGGCACCGAGGCGAGCCTGTCGTTCCTCGGGGTGGGCGTGCTGCCGCCGACGCCCTCGTGGGGTCAGATGATCGCCGACTCGGTCGCCTGGTACACGGTCGACCCCGCGTACTTCATCGTGCCGGGCTCGTTCCTCTTCCTCACGGTGCTGTCGTTCACGGTGTTCGGCGACCACCTCCGCACCGCGCTCGAGCAGGGGGAGGCGGCATGA
- the trxA gene encoding thioredoxin produces MATTELTAENFESIVDSNGIVVVDFWADWCGPCKQFAPVFDKSSEKHADIVHGKVDTEAQQFLAQQANISAIPTLMIFKDQTLIFSQAGALPAPALESLIEEVRAVDVAALKEQAAAEAAQATPGASADPTAI; encoded by the coding sequence ATGGCCACCACCGAGCTGACCGCCGAGAACTTCGAGAGCATCGTCGACTCCAACGGCATCGTCGTCGTCGACTTCTGGGCCGACTGGTGCGGCCCCTGCAAGCAGTTCGCGCCCGTCTTCGACAAGTCGAGCGAGAAGCACGCCGACATCGTCCACGGCAAGGTCGACACCGAGGCACAGCAGTTCCTCGCGCAGCAGGCGAACATCTCCGCCATCCCGACGCTCATGATCTTCAAGGACCAGACGCTCATCTTCAGCCAGGCGGGCGCGCTGCCCGCCCCGGCGCTCGAGTCGCTCATCGAGGAGGTGCGCGCCGTCGACGTGGCCGCCCTCAAGGAGCAGGCCGCCGCCGAGGCCGCGCAGGCCACCCCCGGCGCGAGCGCCGACCCCACCGCGATCTGA
- a CDS encoding ABC transporter ATP-binding protein — protein MTATAPHQPPARAVPGTPLLEVEHLTIAFPTSRGPVEVVKDLSFRVEPDSTLGIVGESGSGKSMTSLAVMGLVPRGGKVTGSIRLAGEELVGRTDRELRAMRGDRMAMVFQDPLSSLNPYYTVGLQIEEAYRAHRGGSRRAVRQVVVEALERVRIREAGTRVDHYPHQFSGGMRQRIMIAMALCLEPELLIADEPTTALDVTVQAQILDLLREIRRDTGMGMLVITHDLAVVSSLADEVLVMQGGHRVESGTTERVFTAPEDPYTHALLEAIPRIDAAYDRPTTGTAS, from the coding sequence GTGACCGCCACCGCACCGCACCAGCCGCCCGCGCGGGCCGTCCCCGGGACGCCGCTGCTCGAGGTCGAGCACCTCACCATCGCGTTCCCCACCTCGCGGGGGCCGGTGGAGGTCGTGAAGGACCTCTCCTTCCGCGTGGAGCCGGACAGCACCCTCGGCATCGTGGGGGAGTCGGGCTCCGGGAAGTCGATGACCTCGCTCGCCGTGATGGGGCTCGTGCCCCGCGGAGGGAAGGTCACCGGCAGCATCAGGCTGGCGGGCGAGGAGCTCGTCGGTCGGACCGACCGGGAGCTGCGGGCCATGCGCGGCGACCGCATGGCGATGGTCTTCCAGGACCCGCTGTCGTCGCTCAACCCGTACTACACGGTGGGCCTCCAGATCGAGGAGGCCTACCGGGCGCACCGCGGCGGATCCCGCCGGGCCGTGCGCCAGGTGGTCGTGGAGGCGCTCGAGCGCGTGCGGATCCGCGAGGCCGGCACGCGCGTCGACCACTACCCGCACCAGTTCTCGGGCGGCATGCGGCAGCGCATCATGATCGCGATGGCGCTCTGCCTCGAGCCCGAGCTGCTCATCGCCGACGAGCCGACCACGGCGCTCGACGTGACGGTGCAGGCGCAGATCCTCGACCTGCTGCGGGAGATCCGCCGCGACACGGGGATGGGCATGCTCGTCATCACCCACGACCTCGCCGTGGTCTCCTCCCTGGCCGACGAGGTGCTCGTCATGCAGGGCGGGCACCGCGTCGAGAGCGGCACGACCGAGCGCGTGTTCACCGCGCCCGAGGATCCGTACACGCACGCGCTGCTCGAGGCGATCCCCCGCATCGACGCCGCCTACGACCGACCGACGACGGGAACCGCCTCATGA
- the recQ gene encoding DNA helicase RecQ, which yields MTSTPPVPAGTAPSDGALAPALERLGTVFGYDAFRGDQQEIVEHVIGGGDALVLMPTGGGKSLCYQIPSLVREGTGVVISPLIALMQDQVDALRAVGVRAAFLNSTQDLETSREVERALLDGDLDLLYLAPERLILDRMGRLLDEARIALFAIDEAHCVSQWGHDFRKDYLALSMLQERWPEVPRIALTATANEATHADITARLGLQDARHFVSSFDRPNIRYRIVPKAEPRKQLVDLIRNEHAGDAGIVYCLSRKTVEQTAEALNKQGITALPYHAGLDAAVRQRNQARFLREDGIVMCATIAFGMGIDKPDVRFVAHIDLPKSIEGYYQETGRAGRDGLPSTAWLAYGLQDVVQQRRMIDQSEGDAQHRRRLSQHLDAMLALCETVGCRRVQLLRYFGEETGPCGNCDTCLEPVETWDATVPSQKLLSTIVRLQRERNQRFGAAHLIDILLGNETDRVRQQGHDQLATFGIGGELTDVQWRGVVRQLLAQGLLGVSDDGYGTLVITPGSGDVLTGSRQVPMRQEPERLVRGRGTRTTRAKGGQVVDLPEEAQGLFEALRTWRSEQAKEQGVPAYVVFADVTLREVATVRPQDLGQLAGITGVGQKKLDTYGEGLLAVVAAGSAAAE from the coding sequence ATGACCTCCACCCCTCCCGTTCCCGCCGGCACGGCGCCCTCCGACGGCGCCCTGGCCCCCGCCCTCGAGCGCCTCGGCACGGTGTTCGGGTACGACGCCTTCCGCGGCGACCAGCAGGAGATCGTCGAGCACGTCATCGGCGGCGGCGACGCGCTGGTCCTCATGCCCACGGGCGGCGGCAAGTCGCTCTGCTACCAGATCCCGAGCCTCGTGCGCGAGGGCACGGGCGTCGTCATCTCGCCGCTCATCGCGCTCATGCAGGACCAGGTCGACGCGCTGCGCGCCGTCGGCGTCCGGGCCGCGTTCCTCAACTCCACGCAGGACCTCGAGACCAGCCGCGAGGTCGAGCGGGCCCTGCTCGACGGCGACCTCGACCTGCTCTACCTCGCGCCCGAGCGCCTCATCCTCGACCGGATGGGGCGCCTCCTCGACGAGGCGCGCATCGCCCTCTTCGCCATCGACGAGGCGCACTGCGTCTCCCAGTGGGGCCACGACTTCCGCAAGGACTACCTCGCGCTGTCGATGCTGCAGGAGCGCTGGCCGGAGGTGCCGCGCATCGCGCTCACCGCCACGGCCAACGAGGCCACGCACGCCGACATCACCGCGCGCCTGGGCCTGCAGGACGCGCGCCACTTCGTCTCCTCGTTCGACCGCCCGAACATCCGCTACCGCATCGTGCCCAAGGCGGAGCCGCGCAAGCAGCTGGTCGACCTCATCCGGAACGAGCACGCGGGCGACGCCGGCATCGTCTACTGCCTGTCGCGGAAGACCGTCGAGCAGACGGCGGAGGCGCTGAACAAGCAGGGCATCACCGCGCTCCCGTACCACGCGGGCCTCGACGCGGCCGTCCGGCAGCGCAACCAGGCGCGCTTCCTCCGCGAGGACGGCATCGTCATGTGCGCCACCATCGCGTTCGGCATGGGCATCGACAAGCCCGACGTGCGCTTCGTCGCGCACATCGACCTGCCGAAGTCCATCGAGGGCTACTACCAGGAGACGGGGCGCGCGGGCCGCGACGGCCTGCCCTCCACGGCCTGGCTCGCCTACGGCCTGCAGGACGTGGTCCAGCAGCGCCGCATGATCGACCAGTCCGAGGGCGACGCGCAGCACCGCCGCCGGCTCTCGCAGCACCTGGACGCGATGCTCGCGCTGTGCGAGACGGTCGGCTGCCGGCGCGTGCAGCTCCTGCGCTACTTCGGCGAGGAGACGGGTCCGTGCGGCAACTGCGACACGTGCCTCGAGCCCGTCGAGACGTGGGACGCCACGGTCCCGTCGCAGAAGCTGCTGTCCACGATCGTCCGGCTGCAGCGCGAGCGGAACCAGCGCTTCGGCGCCGCGCACCTCATCGACATCCTGCTCGGCAACGAGACCGACCGCGTCCGCCAGCAGGGGCACGACCAGCTCGCCACCTTCGGCATCGGCGGCGAGCTCACCGACGTGCAGTGGCGCGGCGTCGTCCGCCAGCTCCTCGCGCAGGGCCTGCTCGGCGTGAGCGACGACGGCTACGGCACCCTCGTCATCACCCCGGGCAGCGGCGACGTGCTCACCGGATCCCGGCAGGTGCCCATGCGGCAGGAGCCCGAGCGCCTCGTGCGCGGCCGCGGCACCCGCACCACCCGGGCGAAGGGCGGCCAGGTGGTCGACCTCCCCGAGGAGGCGCAGGGGCTCTTCGAGGCGCTCCGCACGTGGCGCTCGGAGCAGGCCAAGGAGCAGGGCGTCCCCGCGTACGTCGTGTTCGCCGACGTCACGCTGCGCGAGGTCGCGACGGTGCGCCCGCAGGACCTCGGCCAGCTCGCGGGCATCACGGGGGTCGGCCAGAAGAAGCTCGACACCTACGGCGAGGGGCTGCTCGCGGTCGTCGCCGCCGGATCCGCCGCGGCCGAGTAG
- a CDS encoding glycoside hydrolase family 127 protein — MAVTGADADAIRAAASRAAVLPSTGSRRPLGTDAVTLEGGLLGAWQERNRVRTIPHAIASMARAGNLDDLRAAVDGPGERLVPRYPFLDTDVYKTLEGVAYEVGRGDASPEMRAFLEEATDVLERVQAEDGYIGSYVQRPGSERAPWSDLAWGHELYNLGHLIQAAVADSRQGGDGRLLAVARRFADAAVREFGPGGRAEVCGHPEVEMALVELHRETGERSYLDLASAFVDRRGHGTVATRVFPAEYFQDAHPFREMPAVTGHAVRMAYLAAGATDVATETGDAELLAASIRLFDDAVRTRLYVTGGLGSRHSDEAIGDAYELPSERSYSETCAAIAVMQWAWRLFLATGEPRFLDTHETVLLNAYAVGLSADGTGFFYDNPLQRRPDHHAQSGAETEGELMRRPWFTCPCCPPNIVRWMSELQDHVAVRDGDDLVIAHPAACVIRTDAIDVRVTTAYPWDGAVRVEVLRASGAETGIVLRRPGWCRSASAVVSGADGSTAEVDAEADDRWIRATRAWVAGDALVVELDMPVRALGSHPHLDATRGSLAVARGPIVFAVEQEDAGAPVDDLLLDPRDLASARTVPLPLAAPWGPASDAADPASGVALAVRLRRAVPAPDELYPEVVPGAVAPAASADPVDAVLVPYALWGNRSPAAMRVWIRAADTG; from the coding sequence ATGGCAGTCACAGGAGCAGATGCGGATGCTATCCGCGCGGCCGCGAGCCGCGCTGCCGTCCTCCCCAGCACCGGATCCCGACGACCGCTGGGCACCGACGCCGTCACCCTGGAGGGCGGCCTGCTCGGGGCATGGCAGGAGCGCAACCGCGTCCGCACGATCCCCCACGCGATCGCGTCCATGGCCCGGGCCGGCAACCTCGACGACCTCCGCGCGGCCGTCGACGGACCGGGCGAGCGGCTCGTCCCGCGCTACCCGTTCCTCGACACCGACGTCTACAAGACCCTCGAGGGCGTGGCCTACGAGGTCGGCCGAGGCGACGCCAGCCCGGAGATGCGCGCCTTCCTCGAGGAGGCGACCGACGTGCTCGAGCGCGTGCAGGCGGAGGACGGCTACATCGGCTCCTACGTGCAGCGGCCCGGATCCGAGCGCGCGCCCTGGTCCGACCTCGCCTGGGGCCACGAGCTCTACAACCTAGGGCACCTGATCCAGGCCGCCGTCGCCGACTCCCGACAGGGCGGCGACGGCCGGCTCCTCGCCGTGGCCCGCCGCTTCGCCGACGCCGCGGTGCGGGAGTTCGGCCCGGGTGGGCGCGCCGAGGTCTGCGGCCACCCCGAGGTCGAGATGGCGCTCGTCGAGCTGCATCGCGAGACGGGGGAGCGCTCCTACCTCGACCTCGCCTCCGCGTTCGTCGACCGTCGCGGGCACGGCACGGTGGCGACGCGGGTCTTCCCCGCCGAGTACTTCCAGGACGCGCACCCCTTCCGCGAGATGCCGGCCGTCACGGGGCACGCCGTCCGCATGGCCTACCTCGCCGCTGGCGCGACGGACGTGGCGACGGAGACGGGCGACGCCGAGCTGCTCGCGGCCTCGATCCGCCTCTTCGACGACGCCGTGCGCACCCGCCTCTACGTCACCGGCGGGCTCGGCAGCCGCCACTCGGACGAGGCGATCGGCGACGCCTACGAGCTGCCGAGCGAGCGCTCCTACAGCGAGACCTGCGCGGCCATCGCCGTCATGCAGTGGGCGTGGCGCCTGTTCCTCGCGACGGGCGAGCCCCGGTTCCTCGACACCCACGAGACCGTGCTGCTGAACGCCTACGCGGTGGGACTCTCCGCCGACGGCACGGGCTTCTTCTACGACAACCCGCTCCAGCGCCGCCCCGACCACCACGCGCAGTCCGGCGCCGAGACCGAGGGCGAGCTGATGCGGCGCCCGTGGTTCACCTGCCCGTGCTGCCCGCCGAACATCGTCCGCTGGATGAGCGAGCTGCAGGACCACGTCGCGGTGCGGGACGGCGACGACCTCGTCATCGCGCACCCGGCCGCGTGCGTGATCCGCACCGACGCGATCGACGTCCGCGTGACGACCGCGTACCCGTGGGACGGCGCCGTGCGCGTCGAGGTGCTGCGCGCATCCGGCGCGGAGACGGGCATCGTGCTGCGCCGGCCCGGCTGGTGCCGGTCGGCGAGCGCCGTGGTGTCGGGCGCCGACGGGTCCACCGCCGAGGTCGACGCGGAGGCCGACGACCGGTGGATCCGCGCCACGCGCGCCTGGGTCGCCGGCGACGCGCTCGTGGTCGAGCTGGACATGCCCGTGCGGGCCCTCGGATCCCACCCGCACCTCGACGCCACGCGCGGCAGCCTCGCGGTGGCGCGCGGCCCGATCGTGTTCGCCGTCGAGCAGGAGGACGCCGGCGCCCCCGTCGACGACCTGCTCCTCGACCCGCGCGACCTCGCGTCGGCGCGGACCGTCCCGCTCCCGCTCGCCGCGCCGTGGGGTCCGGCGTCGGACGCCGCCGATCCCGCGTCGGGCGTCGCGCTCGCCGTGCGCCTCCGCCGCGCGGTCCCCGCACCCGACGAGCTCTACCCCGAGGTCGTCCCCGGCGCCGTCGCCCCCGCCGCGTCGGCCGATCCCGTCGACGCCGTGCTCGTGCCGTACGCCCTCTGGGGCAACCGGTCGCCCGCCGCCATGCGGGTCTGGATCCGCGCCGCCGACACCGGCTGA
- a CDS encoding ABC transporter substrate-binding protein: protein MNRRITAVGLAVAASLALTSCAGAGGGAAAGGVTGPADTGGTIQVLASADFSHLDPEMGYDTGVQNLYRLIYRTLTTVSGKDGATIAPDLATDTGTPNADATVWTFTLKDGLKFEDGSPITSESVKFGVERAFEPSLAIGSPYSRMYLAGGDSYQGPYISGDLPSIETPDEKTIVFHLNRSVPEFASVAAQSTFTPFPADPAKVTATSIDQQPIASGPYKVTARTPGSSLTLERNTEWDQATDDVRTAKPDVWQFDVGLDQATIDERMIAGQGDDKNAIAGGITAASVSRIQTPEIKSRTVTGDGGCTTYLALNTTKPHLDDPRVRQAIAYAVDKKSVIDVIGGPSLAVPASTMLTPTVPGHKDFDLYPSTDSAGDVEKAKALLKEAGVEDGFTITLDQRNLPTQQKIGESLQQSLAKVGITVEFNIIDTATYYETIGTTSQQHDAAVTGWCPDWRSASTVLPTLFDGRQISAKGNNNVAQLNDPAVNAKIDEISSMTDLDAANAAWGDLDEQIQELAPTVPLYFGSALLVLGANVRNAYADPYFAGGVDFATVGLHTGK, encoded by the coding sequence ATGAACCGACGAATCACCGCAGTAGGGCTGGCCGTCGCCGCCAGCCTCGCCCTCACGTCCTGCGCCGGCGCCGGAGGCGGCGCCGCGGCAGGCGGCGTCACCGGCCCCGCCGACACGGGCGGCACGATCCAGGTGCTCGCCAGCGCCGACTTCTCGCACCTGGATCCGGAGATGGGCTACGACACCGGCGTCCAGAACCTCTACCGGCTCATCTACCGCACGCTGACGACGGTCTCCGGGAAGGACGGCGCCACGATCGCCCCCGACCTCGCCACCGACACGGGGACCCCGAACGCGGACGCCACCGTCTGGACCTTCACGCTCAAGGACGGCCTCAAGTTCGAGGACGGCTCGCCGATCACGAGCGAGTCCGTGAAGTTCGGCGTCGAGCGCGCCTTCGAGCCGTCGCTGGCCATCGGCTCCCCGTACTCCCGCATGTACCTCGCGGGCGGCGACTCCTACCAGGGCCCCTACATCTCCGGCGACCTGCCCTCCATCGAGACCCCCGACGAGAAGACCATCGTCTTCCACCTCAACCGCTCCGTGCCGGAGTTCGCGAGCGTCGCCGCGCAGAGCACCTTCACGCCGTTCCCCGCCGATCCCGCGAAGGTCACGGCGACGAGCATCGACCAGCAGCCGATCGCGTCCGGGCCCTACAAGGTGACGGCGCGCACGCCCGGCTCCTCCCTCACCCTCGAGCGCAACACCGAGTGGGACCAGGCCACCGACGACGTGCGCACGGCGAAGCCCGACGTCTGGCAGTTCGACGTCGGCCTCGACCAGGCGACCATCGACGAGCGCATGATCGCGGGCCAGGGCGACGACAAGAACGCCATCGCCGGCGGGATCACGGCGGCCTCCGTCTCCCGCATCCAGACCCCGGAGATCAAATCGCGGACCGTGACCGGCGACGGCGGCTGCACGACCTACCTCGCGCTGAACACGACCAAGCCCCACCTCGACGACCCCCGCGTCCGCCAGGCCATCGCCTACGCCGTGGACAAGAAGTCGGTCATCGACGTCATCGGCGGGCCGTCTCTCGCCGTCCCCGCCTCGACGATGCTCACGCCCACCGTGCCCGGCCACAAGGACTTCGACCTGTACCCCAGCACGGACAGCGCGGGCGACGTCGAGAAGGCGAAGGCGCTCCTCAAGGAGGCGGGCGTGGAGGACGGCTTCACCATCACGCTCGACCAGCGCAACCTCCCCACCCAGCAGAAGATCGGCGAGTCGCTCCAGCAGTCGCTCGCGAAGGTCGGCATCACGGTGGAGTTCAACATCATCGACACGGCGACCTACTACGAGACCATCGGCACGACCTCGCAGCAGCACGACGCCGCCGTCACGGGCTGGTGCCCGGACTGGCGCTCGGCCAGCACGGTCCTCCCGACGCTCTTCGACGGCCGGCAGATCAGCGCCAAGGGCAACAACAACGTCGCGCAGCTCAACGATCCGGCCGTGAACGCGAAGATCGACGAGATCTCGTCCATGACCGACCTCGACGCGGCGAACGCGGCGTGGGGCGACCTCGACGAGCAGATCCAGGAGCTCGCGCCGACCGTCCCGCTCTACTTCGGCAGCGCGCTCCTCGTGCTGGGCGCCAACGTGCGCAACGCCTACGCGGACCCGTACTTCGCGGGCGGCGTGGACTTCGCCACCGTCGGCCTCCACACGGGGAAGTAG